From the Cryptomeria japonica chromosome 2, Sugi_1.0, whole genome shotgun sequence genome, one window contains:
- the LOC131046279 gene encoding uncharacterized protein LOC131046279, with translation MDEGIDPDVVSLHSSKISGIRRAFEERNKDIMMAASYGYLQAPGDFRYSTAWARGSSPPGFAVKMAVQSTEAMNVRFLINTKTRRIVYAEAKEFVDFLFSFLSMPLGYVLKLLCESQSNRKIGSVSNLYDSMEILPSQFMSTDKSQLLDPKFVTSYSNNSLRIEGGKYYVCSSNMSYSSSTTHNISTRNTDICVCGNRINCLVQLRQNTNTTTGSSSQTGGEGSSGYVKEMLIFIITDDLKIKGSSTITSITLLNQLNVKDLTELEERTAVVDSNKALKILEASLVSTTVLNDVFGAEFSLRGKASIQK, from the exons atggatgaGGGTATTGATCCTGATGTAGTGTCATTGCACTCTTCTAAGATATCTGGCATCAGGCGTGCATTCGAGGAGAGGAATAAG GATATTATGATGGCCGCAAGCTATGGATATTTGCAAGCACCAG gagatttcaggtatagtACCGCATGGGCACGAGGTTCATCTCcgcctggattcgcag TTAAAATGGCAGTCCAAAGCACCGAAGCCATGAATGTACGCTTTCTGATAAATACTAAAACTCGACGTATCGTATATGCCGAGGCAAAGGAGTTTGTTGATTTTCTGTTTAGTTTTCTTTCCATGCCCCTCGGTTATGTCCTCAAATTACTCTGTGAATCTCAATCCAATAGAAAAATTGGCTCTGTATCCAATCTTTACGACAGCATGGAAATACTGCCGTCTCAGTTTATGAGTACGGATAAATCCCAGTTGCTCGACCCTAAATTTGTAACTTCCTATTCTAATAACTCTCTGAGGATTGAAGGTGGAAAATACTACGTTTGCAGTTCAAACATGAGTTACAGCAGCAGCACAACTCACAATATCAGCACGAGGAACACAGATATATGTGTCTGCGGAAATCGAATTAATTGTCTCGTTCAGCTGCGGCAGAATACCAATACCACCACCGGAAGCAGCAGCCAAACTGGAGGGGAAGGGAGTAGCGGATATGTGAAAGAAATGCTTATATTTATAATAACTGACGACTTGAAGATAAAAGGAAGTTCAACTATCACCAGTATAACGTTACTCAATCAACTCAATGTTAAAGACTTAACAGAACTTGAGGAGCGGACTGCGGTTGTTGATAGCAACAAG GCACTGAAGATTTTAGAGGCATCTTTGGTTTCCACAACTGTTTTGAACGATGTTTTTGGAGCCGAGTTTTCTCTGCGAGGCAAG GCGTCCATCCAAAAATGA